One Bacteroidota bacterium DNA window includes the following coding sequences:
- a CDS encoding enoyl-CoA hydratase-related protein: MTYSTLLVTKENQCALIQFNRPEVLNALNMKLMEELVAALEQLDGDPDVNVIILTGNEKAFAAGADIKEMAGAGAVDMLLRDQFARWDRIRKIKKPIIAAVSGFALGGGCELSMSCDMIIASESAKFGQPEINIGVMPGAGGTQRLTRAVGKARAMEMILTGRMIGAGEAVRMGLVNKVVPVESYLEEAKSLAREIASKPPVAVRLAKEAVLKSFDTTIEGGLEFERKNFYLLFASDDQKEGMKAFVDKRKPEWRGT; the protein is encoded by the coding sequence ATGACCTATTCCACGCTGCTTGTCACGAAGGAGAATCAATGCGCCCTCATACAGTTCAACAGGCCCGAGGTGCTGAACGCACTGAATATGAAATTGATGGAGGAACTGGTGGCGGCCCTTGAGCAACTCGACGGAGACCCCGACGTCAACGTCATCATCCTCACGGGAAATGAAAAAGCGTTCGCGGCGGGCGCCGACATCAAGGAAATGGCCGGCGCCGGCGCGGTCGATATGCTCCTGCGCGATCAGTTCGCCCGCTGGGATCGAATCCGCAAAATCAAGAAACCGATCATTGCGGCCGTGAGCGGATTTGCCCTGGGGGGAGGATGCGAACTCTCAATGAGCTGCGACATGATCATCGCCTCCGAAAGCGCGAAATTCGGCCAGCCCGAGATCAACATCGGGGTCATGCCCGGCGCGGGCGGAACGCAGCGGCTCACGCGCGCTGTCGGTAAAGCCAGGGCGATGGAAATGATCCTCACCGGGAGGATGATCGGCGCCGGGGAAGCGGTCCGTATGGGCCTGGTCAACAAGGTCGTCCCCGTCGAATCGTATCTCGAGGAGGCGAAATCTCTCGCCCGGGAGATCGCCTCGAAACCCCCCGTCGCGGTGCGGCTGGCGAAGGAGGCCGTGCTCAAGTCGTTCGACACGACCATCGAAGGGGGCCTGGAGTTTGAGCGGAAGAATTTTTACCTCCTCTTCGCATCAGACGATCAGAAAGAAGGGATGAAAGCGTTCGTCGATAAGCGGAAGCCAGAATGGAGGGGAACGTGA